The genomic window GCAATGACTACTTTGTGATGCAGGGTTATAGGATTAGACATAAAAGTGAACATGAAAACTCTTTGAGTttaatcttttctttttcattcatCAAAACATCCGACTAAAACTTTAAACAAGACCTTAAATAGAACCCTAACTAGCTAAGAAATAGAAAACTAATAAGATAAAACCATATCAATATGCGACAAACCCGTAAGATATAAACGTGGAGATAAACATCACAAAACACCAAAGACCATTGTAGAATACAACTCCCTAAAAACTCTCTACTCGTCGTACATAATTTGCATGCTTGAGCAACTGTTGGTTCTCGGGCCTCCACTAAAGCCATAGCCAATTATCCCACTTCATCACTTTGGCTCCATAACGGGCAAACAATTTGGCCGTGCACTAACCGATACCACTTGCACCACCTGTTACGATTGCTATTTTGCCTTCTAACGTGCAAAGTGGACATGGAGGTTTGCAGTAAACAGTTTTTATTGCTGGTTTAGTAAGATGCAAAAGAGATCAAATTCAAATGTTGTATACCGATTGAAATTATAAAATTCATTACTAGAAAACTGAAAACCCGTTGGTTTACCTCTTGGTGATGGCAGATACCAGTGAGGAACTAGGACTTCTCATTTCTTGAATGCGATCACTAGAGCTATGAGAATCTCAATCTCTTGGAGACGATCAAAGAAAATAACAATTATTGTTAACCACGGAAAAAATTCGTACTAAACACAAGATAAGATGCATACTTTGACTAGAAACGTGCTCGAAATATGCTATTTTCACAGGGTTTTGCCGTTAAAGTGAAAAAAATGGATTTAAGTTTACCGTGGGTGATTTGTAAATGACTGACGGCAGTGTATATAGTGGTCTAAAACTTTGACTCACACCTTGCTAGAACAATATCTCATTTCATCTCAAGCAACTCAACTCTAGTACTAACTTTTAACAGGACTTCACCTTTCTCGAGCCGGTCTACTGAAATCCCTGGCAGGTTTTGAAGCTATTTTATTAGCTTTATATGCTCATGAGACTAAATGTTCCAGATTTATCACATTCTGGCATTTAGACCCAAGGGTAAAAATAGTTCGACGGAGCTAAAGTTAGCGAATTTTCAAGAAGAGAAAAATATGATAAGAAACAAGGCAGAATTCATTTACCATGGGAACTTCTTCAAAGGCCATTGTTCAAACTGCTGTTTCACCTTCCCAAAACTCTTCGCTTACTACTGCTAAAACATCTAAGGCGGCTTCTTAGAGCTTACTTTTGATAAGTCATGACTCATGAGTAGATCCATCAATTATATTTACAGGAAGCTCACGCGAAGTGGACGCATGTGATGCAGGAGGGCGTAAAATGGGGATAAGCGCGTCTGCTATATGTGAATGACATGCTAGCGGCATGACAATCTCGGAGGTCGGGATATTTATAGCCTTGCAGGTGGGAGTTTAGGGAATGATGTGTAATAGTGATATATAGTCTCTGAAATTGGATGTCTTTGCAGAGCTTCTCAAATGTTATTATTTGAAAATTGCAAtcttaagaaaaacaatattCAATCTGGATATTTATCAGAACTATTATATATAAGGTGCAATAATTTTGACAATTAAATACATTTAAAGTGCTGCATAGATCAGATACTGTTTTCCAATACAGTAATAAATGAAGGATTGGTTGTGCTGTAGCCTCCATCAACAACAAGATTCAATCCACTTACATACTTGGATTCATCACTGCCCAAGTAAACTGCTGCCTCTGCTATATCCTCGGGCATAAGCACACGTTCTTTCAAAATGGCTGACTTATTAATGATGTCATGAGCCTTACTTGCTTCCAGATTAAATCCGCTGGTGAGCATAGGTGTGACAGTTGTATGGGGTGAAATGCAATTAACCCTGATTCTATATTGTCCTAATTCCACACACAAATTCTTTGTTAATCCCACAATTGCATGTTTTGACATAGCATAGGCAGTTGGGGTCAACCCAGCCACTACCGAAGCAACGCTGGAAGTGAATAATATGCTTCCTTTCTTGGCTGGAATCATAACCCTGGCAGCAAGTTTAACACCCAAAACCGAACCAATTGCATTTACATCATAAACTCTCTTGTAATTTTCATATTTACCGTCCAAAATTGATTGATCCATATCCCCTGCCATGCCAGCATTATTGAACATTATATCAAGCTTTCCATACTTCTCCATGGTTCCATCGATGAGATCCTTCACGTcctgttcttttgaaacatcgcAGTGAACATAAGAGACGGTACCTGTAGAATCTGTTACATCTTTACAAACAGATTTGCCTAGATCATCTTGAACATCGGCAATGACAACTTTGGCTCCATAACGAGCAAACAATTTGGCCGTGCACTCACCGATGCCTCTTGCACCACCTGTTACGATTGCAACTTTGCCTTCTAACCTGCAAAACGGAAAAAATTAATGGAGATTTGCACTAAGCAACTTTTTATTGCATTGCTGGTATAGTAAGATGCAAAAGTGCCCAAAATTCAACTGTTGTACAGCGATTGAAATTTATAAAATCCATCACTAGAAAACTGAAAACCCGTATTGTTCTTACTAGATTTACCTCTTGGTGATGGCAGATACCAGTGAGGAACTAGGACTTCTCATTTCTTGAACGCGATAACTAGAGTAGAGCTATGTGGCCAAGGAAAAAGTTCGTACTAAAGACAAGATAAGATCCGTACACTGAAAGAAACGTGCTCGAAATATGCTATTTTCTCAAGATAAGAAAAATGGATTTAAGTTTGCCATGGGTGATTTTTTAAATGACTGACGCAGTACATATGATATAGCGGCCTAAAACCTTGTCTAGTTCCAGAACGCCAATGTCCAAAAACAGATTCAAATGAGAAGTCCCAGACACTCCAGCCTTTTCTTTTCTACATGACTATCGCCTTGCTAAAACAATATCTTTTCATCTCAAGCGACAGAACTCTAGTGCCGGCGATAATAGGCTTTGTTGTTGGCTTCATGAGACATTTCAATACTCCAGTGTTAATAGTACTATGATTTTTTCCTATTATATCAGGACTTAACCTTTCTCGAGCCGGTCTACGGAAATCACTGGCGGGTTTTGACGCTATTTTATTAGCTTTATACTTAAGCTCATGACATGAGACTGAATTTCGTAGGGTACAATCGATAACAGTAAATGTTCCAGATTTATCACATTCTGGTATTTATCATGAAACTAGAGCTACGGATAAAAATAAAGTAGAAACTACTATTTAGtcctagaaaaaaaaaataaacgacTTAATTTGGATATGTTGACCTAGTCAACTGTATGTTTCGTCCTTTTCTTAAATATATTATTGTTTAGTCCTACATATTACTGTTTGGTCATAGGGTGGACAATACCCACATGGGATGACATCATTAATAATGTCATTGTCTTTTAATAGCGatagaaatacccaatttttttccctctctcttaataaaaataaataaataaaaactaaataaagATAATGAACAGTGCACATTATCCTTACAGGCTTGGTATCTTGATGATGGTGCTGTTATTGGTGATACTGCAGAAGTGGCAATGACACTCACAGTTGTCCAGGCGAAAGGGCCCGAGCTGGGGCTTATATTGAAtattaagaaaatcataaattTTTTGGCCCTCTTGTGATGGACGGAAGATAAGGAATGGGATGTTTCCTGCTGGAATCTCAAGGCCAGATAATGGGGTCAAACTATTGGGTGGTGCGGCCGGCCTTGATGATGGGTTTGTGAAGGGACTTGCTATTAGGAGAGCAGAGAAGGCAGTATGTTTAATGTAGGTTTTATCCAAGCTCCGCGATCCTCAGAGTGAATTGTTACTCCTACGTGCATGTATGAGTATCTCCAAACTGCTATTTGGGCTTCATATTTGCTTCCCAGAATACACTACAAAAGCAGTAGATATTTTTTATAGAGGCTGAGAGAGTGGTAGAAGGCATTGTGGTTTGTGGGGAGCCGTTTTTTGGGGAGTGAAAGTGGAAGTTATCCACCCTACCTATTAGACATGGAGGTCGTGGTTTATACACTGCTAAGGGGGCGTCACAATATGCCTTTCTAGCATTCCTTGTGCATTCCTGGGGTTTGGTGGAGTATAAGGCATGGATGACAATTATCATAAGGCTTTGAAGACATTACAAGTCCTGATTATGACTTTAGCAGCTTCACCAGTAAGGACACTGCCCCCCTAAAAGCACAAAGTAACCTGGCGAGTGCTCTTTTTGGTAAAGTGGTTAAAGACATGGATGGAATTTACGAGTTATCAGACAGACAAAAAGCGGTCTTTGGTTGCCTGCAAACATCGCATGCCCAGGATTTTCTTCTTTGCTTGAGGGCCTTGGGCCGACGGCAGCACGGAAAAGGGGTAGCAAAACAAGTTTTTGTTCCAGGGGTGATTTTGTGTCACAAAAAATGAAGGGTTAAATTGTGATTGGAAAAAAAGGAAATGACATATTTCTAGGAGATTTAAGGGCATAATGTAAATAAGAAATTACTTTAGTGGATTATTATTGGATATATAATTTCAGAGAGCCAGAGGTCATTTCTCCAGTTATTGTTCTGATTCATCCTTTGTATTCTCTTGATGGTTATGCAATTGTTATCTTTCAAAGTTTCTTGTATTCTCAAGCAACATCCAAAAGAACAAAAGAAATTCATTTTTTCCTTTTGGTTAGACGCATAAGAAAACAATTGAATTACTCCTTTCGTGTTATTTGATCTATCAGTATGAACTCAATAGTGTATTTCATCAGCAACACCTGATTTTATATAGATATCATGAATTATGTTTCGGTTGATATAATATGCCTATTTTCACTTTGAAATTTAGGATTTCTAATTGAACTCTAGTTCTTGGATAAATTGGAAAATGATATTATTGTAACGTTGAACAAATATGAAGACAACGGGTCTTTGAACATGCTTTACGTACTGTGAAATGGGGCAACAATTTTAGTGCCGCTTCGGGGCAGCAAAATCTTAGGGCCGGCCCTACCTTGGGCAGAAGATGTCACCCGTGGAGTAACGGTCCATCCTTAAGTACAAGTTAATGATTCCTCTATACCCTTCAAATTCACGTTGTCCTGCTTGCATCATAGGATGCTTAGACACATATAGGGAACATGCAGTCCACTGTAAGGTAGATCCTAGTTTTAGATATAAACGTGATCATGTGAGAGATACTTTGTATGATGTATTATAGAGAGCTGGTATTTCAACAAAGAAAGAAGCAGCTGTCAACCTTTTGACAAACCCTGAGGGGAGATCAACACGTAGGCTAGCAGGTGTTCTTATTTTTGGATGTGCTAATGGCAAACACGCATGTGTATACCTTG from Papaver somniferum cultivar HN1 unplaced genomic scaffold, ASM357369v1 unplaced-scaffold_19, whole genome shotgun sequence includes these protein-coding regions:
- the LOC113338369 gene encoding secoisolariciresinol dehydrogenase-like, with translation MRSPSSSLVSAITKRLEGKVAIVTGGARGIGECTAKLFARYGAKVVIADVQDDLGKSVCKDVTDSTGTVSYVHCDVSKEQDVKDLIDGTMEKYGKLDIMFNNAGMAGDMDQSILDGKYENYKRVYDVNAIGSVLGVKLAARVMIPAKKGSILFTSSVASVVAGLTPTAYAMSKHAIVGLTKNLCVELGQYRIRVNCISPHTTVTPMLTSGFNLEASKAHDIINKSAILKERVLMPEDIAEAAVYLGSDESKYVSGLNLVVDGGYSTTNPSFITVLENSI